From Acipenser ruthenus chromosome 23, fAciRut3.2 maternal haplotype, whole genome shotgun sequence, the proteins below share one genomic window:
- the LOC117412727 gene encoding methionine adenosyltransferase 2 subunit beta isoform X1: MNLSMIIPKQEMGGREKELKIHFTPGHVEVAEENVHVPFRRVLVTGATGLLGRAVYKEFQDNDWYTVGCGYSRARPRFEKCNLLDADAVRAMIQKFQPHVIVHCAAERRPDVVESQRDAAIQLNVSAAGNLAKEAGVSFVIYISTDYVFDGRNPPYDVNDTPNPLNLYGKTKLEGEREVLQNNMGAAVLRVPVLYGDVEKLEESAITVMFDTVQNSTDLISIDHCQQRFPTYVKDVGRVCRQLAESRLQDPSLRGIFHFSGNEQMTKYEMACAIADAFSLPSSHLRPITETPVGSGALRPHNPQLDCSRLENLGIGHRTPFKQGIKECLWPFLHDKRWRQSVFH; encoded by the exons ATGAACCTGTCAATGATTATTCCAAAGCAAGagatgggagggagggagaaagaattgaaaatacattttacgcCAGGTCATGTGGAAGTTGCAGAG GAGAATGTTCACGTCCCATTCAGACGTGTCCTAGTAACCGGAGCCACAGGGTTACTAGGGCGGGCAGTTTACAAGGAGTTTCAAGACAATGACTGGTATACCGTTGGCTGCGGGTACAGTCGTGCCCGACCCAGATTTGAAAAATGCAACTTGCTGGATGCTGACGCTGTACGAGCGATGATTCAGAAGTTTCAG CCCCATGTTATAGTGCACTGTGCTGCAGAGAGGAGGCCAGATGTGGTAGAAAGTCAGAGAGATGCTGCGATACAGCTGAATGTATCTGCTGCAGGAAATCTGGCCAAAGAAGCAG GTGTGAGTTTTGTGATCTACATCAGCACAGATTATGTATTTGATGGAAGAAATCCTCCATATGACGTTAATGACACTCCAAACCCATTAAACCTGTATGGAAAAACAAAGCTGGAAGGAGAAAGAGAGGTCCTGCAAAATAATATGG GAGCGGCAGTTCTCAGAGTTCCTGTTCTATATGGAGACGTTGAGAAGCTCGAGGAGAGCGCCATAACTGTGATGTTCGATACAGTTCAGAACTCCACAGATTTGATCAGCATTGACCACTGTCAGCAGAGGTTCCCCACCTATGTGAAGGACGTGGGTCGAGTGTGCCGCCAGCTAGCAGAGAGCCGGCTCCAG GATCCTTCTTTGAGAGGTATTTTCCACTTCTCTGGTAACGAGCAGATGACCAAATATGAAATGGCGTGTGCAATCGCAGATGCCTTCAGCCTGCCAAGTAGCCACCTGAGACCA ATCACTGAAACCCCGGTGGGGTCAGGGGCTCTTCGTCCACACAATCCTCAACTGGACTGCTCCCGTCTAGAGAATCTGGGTATTGGACACAGGACACCCTTCAAACAGGGGATCAAGGAGTGTCTTTGGCCTTTCCTCCATGACAAGAGATGGAGACAGTCGGTCTTCCATTAA
- the LOC117412727 gene encoding methionine adenosyltransferase 2 subunit beta isoform X2, with product MWKLQRSAYTGGRPIGYRLGILLFLENVHVPFRRVLVTGATGLLGRAVYKEFQDNDWYTVGCGYSRARPRFEKCNLLDADAVRAMIQKFQPHVIVHCAAERRPDVVESQRDAAIQLNVSAAGNLAKEAGVSFVIYISTDYVFDGRNPPYDVNDTPNPLNLYGKTKLEGEREVLQNNMGAAVLRVPVLYGDVEKLEESAITVMFDTVQNSTDLISIDHCQQRFPTYVKDVGRVCRQLAESRLQDPSLRGIFHFSGNEQMTKYEMACAIADAFSLPSSHLRPITETPVGSGALRPHNPQLDCSRLENLGIGHRTPFKQGIKECLWPFLHDKRWRQSVFH from the exons ATGTGGAAGTTGCAGAG GTCTGCGTATACAGGTGGTAGGCCTATAGGCTATAGATTGGGCATTCTACTTTTTTTG GAGAATGTTCACGTCCCATTCAGACGTGTCCTAGTAACCGGAGCCACAGGGTTACTAGGGCGGGCAGTTTACAAGGAGTTTCAAGACAATGACTGGTATACCGTTGGCTGCGGGTACAGTCGTGCCCGACCCAGATTTGAAAAATGCAACTTGCTGGATGCTGACGCTGTACGAGCGATGATTCAGAAGTTTCAG CCCCATGTTATAGTGCACTGTGCTGCAGAGAGGAGGCCAGATGTGGTAGAAAGTCAGAGAGATGCTGCGATACAGCTGAATGTATCTGCTGCAGGAAATCTGGCCAAAGAAGCAG GTGTGAGTTTTGTGATCTACATCAGCACAGATTATGTATTTGATGGAAGAAATCCTCCATATGACGTTAATGACACTCCAAACCCATTAAACCTGTATGGAAAAACAAAGCTGGAAGGAGAAAGAGAGGTCCTGCAAAATAATATGG GAGCGGCAGTTCTCAGAGTTCCTGTTCTATATGGAGACGTTGAGAAGCTCGAGGAGAGCGCCATAACTGTGATGTTCGATACAGTTCAGAACTCCACAGATTTGATCAGCATTGACCACTGTCAGCAGAGGTTCCCCACCTATGTGAAGGACGTGGGTCGAGTGTGCCGCCAGCTAGCAGAGAGCCGGCTCCAG GATCCTTCTTTGAGAGGTATTTTCCACTTCTCTGGTAACGAGCAGATGACCAAATATGAAATGGCGTGTGCAATCGCAGATGCCTTCAGCCTGCCAAGTAGCCACCTGAGACCA ATCACTGAAACCCCGGTGGGGTCAGGGGCTCTTCGTCCACACAATCCTCAACTGGACTGCTCCCGTCTAGAGAATCTGGGTATTGGACACAGGACACCCTTCAAACAGGGGATCAAGGAGTGTCTTTGGCCTTTCCTCCATGACAAGAGATGGAGACAGTCGGTCTTCCATTAA
- the LOC117412727 gene encoding methionine adenosyltransferase 2 subunit beta isoform X3, with protein MPELSQENVHVPFRRVLVTGATGLLGRAVYKEFQDNDWYTVGCGYSRARPRFEKCNLLDADAVRAMIQKFQPHVIVHCAAERRPDVVESQRDAAIQLNVSAAGNLAKEAGVSFVIYISTDYVFDGRNPPYDVNDTPNPLNLYGKTKLEGEREVLQNNMGAAVLRVPVLYGDVEKLEESAITVMFDTVQNSTDLISIDHCQQRFPTYVKDVGRVCRQLAESRLQDPSLRGIFHFSGNEQMTKYEMACAIADAFSLPSSHLRPITETPVGSGALRPHNPQLDCSRLENLGIGHRTPFKQGIKECLWPFLHDKRWRQSVFH; from the exons ATGCCAGAATTAAGCCAG GAGAATGTTCACGTCCCATTCAGACGTGTCCTAGTAACCGGAGCCACAGGGTTACTAGGGCGGGCAGTTTACAAGGAGTTTCAAGACAATGACTGGTATACCGTTGGCTGCGGGTACAGTCGTGCCCGACCCAGATTTGAAAAATGCAACTTGCTGGATGCTGACGCTGTACGAGCGATGATTCAGAAGTTTCAG CCCCATGTTATAGTGCACTGTGCTGCAGAGAGGAGGCCAGATGTGGTAGAAAGTCAGAGAGATGCTGCGATACAGCTGAATGTATCTGCTGCAGGAAATCTGGCCAAAGAAGCAG GTGTGAGTTTTGTGATCTACATCAGCACAGATTATGTATTTGATGGAAGAAATCCTCCATATGACGTTAATGACACTCCAAACCCATTAAACCTGTATGGAAAAACAAAGCTGGAAGGAGAAAGAGAGGTCCTGCAAAATAATATGG GAGCGGCAGTTCTCAGAGTTCCTGTTCTATATGGAGACGTTGAGAAGCTCGAGGAGAGCGCCATAACTGTGATGTTCGATACAGTTCAGAACTCCACAGATTTGATCAGCATTGACCACTGTCAGCAGAGGTTCCCCACCTATGTGAAGGACGTGGGTCGAGTGTGCCGCCAGCTAGCAGAGAGCCGGCTCCAG GATCCTTCTTTGAGAGGTATTTTCCACTTCTCTGGTAACGAGCAGATGACCAAATATGAAATGGCGTGTGCAATCGCAGATGCCTTCAGCCTGCCAAGTAGCCACCTGAGACCA ATCACTGAAACCCCGGTGGGGTCAGGGGCTCTTCGTCCACACAATCCTCAACTGGACTGCTCCCGTCTAGAGAATCTGGGTATTGGACACAGGACACCCTTCAAACAGGGGATCAAGGAGTGTCTTTGGCCTTTCCTCCATGACAAGAGATGGAGACAGTCGGTCTTCCATTAA